One Globicephala melas chromosome 17, mGloMel1.2, whole genome shotgun sequence DNA window includes the following coding sequences:
- the SDC2 gene encoding syndecan-2 isoform X2, translating into MRRAWILLTLGLVACVSAESRAELTSDKDMYLDNSSIEEASGVYPIDDDDYASASGSGADEDGESPELTTSRPLPKIPFTIAAPRVETTTLNKIQNKIPAQTKSPEEIDKEKVHLSDSERKMDPAEEATNVYTEKHSDNLFKRTEVLAAVIAGGVIGFLFAIFLILLLVYRMRKKDEGSYDLGERKPSSAAYQKAPTKEFYA; encoded by the exons cGGGCAGAGCTGACGTCTGATAAAGACATGTACCTTGACAACAGCTCCATTGAAGAAGCTTCAGGAGTGTATCCTATTGATGACGATGACTATGCTTCTGCATCAGGCTCGG GAGCTGATGAGGACGGAGAGAGTCCAGAGCTGACCACATCTCGACCCCTTCCAAAGATTCCGTTCACTATTGCTGCTCCGAGAGTGGAAACCACGACTCTGAACAAGATACAGAATAAGATCCCCGCTCAGACAAAg tcACCTGAAGAAATTGATAAGGAAAAAGTTCACCTCTCTGactcagaaaggaaaatggaCCCAGCTGAAGAGGCTACAAATGTGTACACTGAGAAGCACTCAGACAATCTGTTTAAACGAACAGAAGTCCTGGCAG CTGTCATTGCTGGCGGAGTTATCGGCTTTCTCTTTGCAATTTTCCTTATCCTGCTGTTGGTGTATCGCATGAGAAAGAAGGATGAAGGAAGTTACGACCTTGGAGAACGCAAACCATCCAGTGCTGCTTACCAGAAAGCACCTACTAAGGAGTTTTATGCGTGA